The following proteins come from a genomic window of Thermodesulfobacteriota bacterium:
- a CDS encoding type II toxin-antitoxin system RelE/ParE family toxin gives MIFIETSIFTKELVKLLPDDEYRMLQHNLVIRPIAGSLIKGTGGLRKIRWKSSGKGKSGGLRIIYYYDPPDKIYMLFPYKKSDREDLTSAQVKTLSKLVKEFLS, from the coding sequence ATGATATTCATCGAAACTTCGATATTCACAAAAGAACTGGTGAAACTGCTCCCTGATGATGAATACAGAATGTTGCAGCATAATCTTGTGATTAGACCAATTGCCGGTAGTCTCATTAAAGGAACCGGAGGTTTAAGAAAAATTCGCTGGAAATCATCTGGAAAAGGTAAAAGCGGTGGCTTGCGAATTATCTATTATTATGACCCACCCGACAAAATTTATATGCTTTTTCCTTATAAAAAATCTGATCGTGAAGACTTAACTTCAGCTCAGGTCAAAACGTTGAGCAAACTGGTCAAGGAGTTTTTATCATGA